The following are from one region of the Mycolicibacterium diernhoferi genome:
- a CDS encoding cytochrome c oxidase assembly protein: protein MTTVAPPQRSSAVGPILTVIALLAGAVAAGIGALSIVDALAATGLPDPGPATTYGLPFVRAAGEVAAAIAVGSFLMAAFLVPPQRSGVLDVGGYRALRTGSVASGVWAVCAALLVPLTVSDITGQPLTSRLNPIDVWTVASMVETAGTWRWTALLAAIVTLISIPVLRWSWTPVLLAGSLVTLLPLALTGHSSSGGAHDVATNSLLIHLIAGVLWAGGLLALWALAVRGGDHLDVAARRFSAIALWCFAAMALSGIVNALVRVRPAELFQYTYGWLLIGKATALVLLGVLGWLQRRQSVRALAADPTARRPLIRLALVESVVFGVTFGLAVALGRTPPPPPMELPSVTAVAIGYDLAGPPTLARVLFDWRFDLIFGTAAIVLAAVYIAGVVRLRRRGDAWPTGRILAWLLGCAALLFATSSGLGRYMPAMFSMHMAAHMLLSMLVPVLLVLGAPVTLALRALPTAGKDNPPGPREWLLAALHSRVSKFLTHPIVATVIFVAGFYGLYFGGIFTAAADNHGAHLAMNIHFLLSGYLFYWVVIGVDPTPRRVPHLAKLGMVFGSLPLHAFFGVVLMGMQTVLAEDFYRSLGLPWHTDLLADQRLGGGIAWSTGEVPLVLVMLALLIQWRRSDNRAAKRIDRAADRDEDAELAAYNNMLAKLSEIESRKN, encoded by the coding sequence ATGACGACCGTCGCGCCACCGCAGCGCAGCAGCGCCGTGGGGCCGATCTTGACTGTGATTGCACTGCTGGCCGGAGCCGTGGCTGCCGGCATCGGTGCGCTGTCCATCGTGGACGCGCTGGCCGCGACGGGGCTGCCCGATCCCGGCCCGGCCACCACCTACGGCTTGCCGTTCGTACGGGCCGCCGGCGAGGTCGCCGCCGCGATCGCCGTCGGGTCGTTCCTGATGGCCGCGTTCCTGGTGCCCCCGCAGCGCAGCGGGGTGCTCGACGTGGGCGGCTACCGGGCGTTGCGCACCGGCAGCGTGGCCTCCGGGGTGTGGGCGGTCTGCGCGGCGCTGTTGGTACCGCTGACCGTGTCCGACATCACCGGCCAGCCCCTGACCAGCCGGCTCAACCCGATCGACGTCTGGACGGTCGCCAGCATGGTGGAGACCGCAGGCACCTGGCGCTGGACCGCACTGCTGGCCGCGATCGTGACGTTGATCTCCATCCCGGTACTGCGCTGGTCATGGACGCCGGTGTTGTTGGCCGGGTCGCTGGTGACGCTGCTGCCGCTGGCCCTGACCGGGCACTCATCCTCCGGCGGTGCGCACGATGTGGCGACGAACAGCCTGCTGATCCACCTGATCGCTGGCGTGCTGTGGGCCGGCGGCCTGCTCGCGCTGTGGGCGCTCGCGGTTCGAGGCGGTGACCACCTCGACGTCGCCGCCCGCCGGTTCTCGGCGATAGCGCTGTGGTGCTTCGCGGCGATGGCGCTGTCCGGCATCGTCAATGCCCTGGTGCGGGTGCGTCCCGCCGAGTTGTTCCAGTACACCTACGGCTGGCTGCTGATCGGGAAGGCCACCGCGCTGGTGCTACTCGGTGTGCTGGGCTGGCTGCAGCGCCGGCAGAGCGTGCGCGCGCTGGCCGCCGACCCGACGGCCCGGCGGCCGCTGATCCGGCTGGCACTGGTCGAGTCGGTGGTCTTCGGGGTGACCTTCGGGCTGGCCGTCGCCCTGGGTCGCACCCCACCGCCACCGCCGATGGAGTTGCCCTCGGTCACCGCCGTCGCGATCGGCTATGACCTGGCCGGCCCGCCCACCCTGGCCCGGGTGCTGTTCGACTGGCGCTTCGACCTCATCTTCGGCACCGCGGCCATCGTGCTGGCCGCGGTCTACATCGCCGGGGTGGTGCGGCTGCGCCGCCGCGGGGACGCCTGGCCCACCGGCCGGATCCTCGCCTGGCTGCTCGGGTGCGCGGCGCTGTTGTTCGCGACGTCGTCTGGGCTCGGCCGGTACATGCCGGCGATGTTCAGCATGCACATGGCCGCGCACATGCTGCTCTCGATGCTGGTTCCGGTGCTGCTGGTGCTCGGCGCGCCGGTCACCCTGGCTCTACGGGCGCTGCCGACGGCCGGTAAGGACAACCCGCCCGGCCCGCGGGAATGGCTGCTGGCCGCCCTGCACAGCCGGGTGTCGAAATTCCTCACCCACCCGATCGTCGCGACGGTGATCTTCGTGGCGGGCTTCTACGGGCTGTACTTCGGCGGCATCTTCACCGCGGCCGCCGACAACCACGGCGCGCATCTTGCGATGAACATCCACTTCCTGCTCAGCGGCTACCTGTTCTACTGGGTCGTCATCGGCGTCGACCCGACGCCGCGCCGGGTCCCGCACCTGGCCAAGCTGGGCATGGTCTTCGGTTCGCTGCCGCTGCACGCCTTCTTCGGGGTGGTGCTGATGGGCATGCAGACGGTGCTCGCCGAAGACTTCTACCGCTCGCTCGGCCTGCCGTGGCACACCGACCTGCTCGCCGATCAGCGCCTCGGCGGCGGGATCGCCTGGTCCACCGGTGAGGTGCCGTTGGTGCTGGTGATGCTGGCGCTGCTCATCCAGTGGCGGCGCAGCGACAACCGCGCCGCGAAACGGATCGACCGGGCCGCGGACCGCGATGAAGACGCCGAACTGGCCGCCTACAACAACATGCTGGCGAAGCTGTCCGAGATCGAAAGCCGTAAGAACTAG
- a CDS encoding glycerol-3-phosphate 1-O-acyltransferase — translation MKAAAEDFTSFIPTGDTLVLAAVVSPAEQELLDDWLRQQRRERPEARVEVLVFPVHSADQPPALMARLVELLEVDPDRSVVPVRIFWVPAGLPTRSKIVSLISGRDTYRPPELLQRRILRKDPSRARVVAGEPAKVSELRQQWHDTTIAENPREFANFVIRRAILAIERVELRLLGPEYKSPRLVKPEMLASARFREGLEKIPDATVEKAGEMLDELSTGWSRFSVDLIPTLGRAIFSRGFDPNIDYDNTEIESLRNALEMHPAVLLFSHRSYLDGVIVPVAMQENRLPPVHTFAGINLSFGFMGPIFRHSGVIFLRRKLDDPLYKYVLRQYVGYIVEKRFNLNWSIEGTRSRTGKMLPPKLGLLSYVADAYLDGRSEDILLQPVSISFDQLHETAEYAEYARGGEKTPESARWLYNFVKAQGERNYGKIYVRFPEAVSMRQYLGEAGGPIATDPDAKRLAMQRMAIEVAWRIVRVTPVNATGLVSALLLTARGVALTEGQLHRTLQDTLDYLERKELPMTNSVLRLRTPEGVRAAVDALSGRHPVTRVDGGREPVWRIAPEDEHEAAFYRNSIIHAFLETSLIELALVHAARADSDWLDAFWAQIMRLRDLLKFEFYFADSATFRENIASEMSWVGDWEEKIAAGPDGIGAVLQTKRPLLGGAMLRPFFEAYEIVADVLRDAAPEISESELTKRALGLGRQHVAQARVRNAESVSALLFATARQVAADQDLLRRAPDLSERRVAFLTEMRGILADVHTVEAAARKQFYAREQASHRSKAAQRPT, via the coding sequence GTGAAGGCCGCCGCCGAGGATTTCACCAGTTTCATCCCGACCGGTGACACCCTGGTGCTGGCCGCCGTCGTCTCCCCGGCCGAGCAGGAACTGCTCGACGACTGGCTGCGTCAGCAGCGGCGCGAACGGCCCGAGGCCCGGGTCGAGGTGCTGGTGTTCCCGGTACATTCCGCCGACCAGCCGCCCGCCCTGATGGCGCGGCTGGTGGAACTGCTCGAAGTCGACCCCGACCGGTCCGTGGTGCCGGTGCGGATCTTCTGGGTCCCCGCCGGTCTGCCCACCCGATCGAAGATCGTCTCGCTGATCTCGGGCCGGGACACCTACCGCCCCCCGGAACTGCTCCAGCGGCGCATCCTGCGCAAAGATCCGTCGCGGGCCCGGGTGGTGGCCGGTGAGCCGGCGAAGGTTTCCGAACTCCGGCAGCAGTGGCACGACACCACCATCGCCGAAAATCCCCGGGAATTCGCCAATTTCGTCATCCGCCGGGCCATCCTGGCGATCGAGCGGGTGGAGCTGCGACTGCTCGGGCCGGAATACAAATCGCCGCGCCTGGTCAAGCCGGAGATGCTGGCCTCGGCCCGGTTCCGGGAGGGCCTGGAGAAGATCCCGGATGCCACCGTGGAGAAGGCCGGCGAGATGCTCGACGAGCTGTCGACCGGGTGGAGTCGCTTCTCGGTCGATCTCATACCGACGCTCGGGCGCGCCATCTTCAGCCGTGGATTCGATCCCAACATCGACTACGACAACACCGAGATCGAGTCGCTGCGCAACGCCTTGGAGATGCACCCGGCGGTGCTGCTGTTCTCGCACCGGTCCTATCTGGACGGCGTCATCGTCCCGGTGGCCATGCAGGAGAACCGGTTGCCGCCGGTGCACACCTTCGCCGGGATCAACCTGTCCTTCGGGTTCATGGGCCCGATCTTCCGGCACTCCGGGGTGATCTTCCTGCGCCGCAAGCTCGACGACCCGCTGTACAAGTATGTGCTGCGCCAGTACGTCGGCTACATCGTGGAGAAGCGGTTCAACCTGAACTGGTCGATCGAGGGGACCCGCTCGCGCACCGGGAAGATGCTGCCGCCCAAGCTCGGCCTGCTGTCCTACGTCGCCGACGCCTACCTCGACGGCCGCAGCGAAGACATTCTGCTGCAACCGGTCTCGATCAGCTTCGACCAGCTGCACGAGACCGCCGAGTACGCCGAGTACGCCCGCGGCGGAGAGAAGACCCCCGAAAGCGCGAGGTGGCTGTACAACTTCGTCAAGGCCCAGGGGGAGCGCAACTACGGCAAGATCTACGTCCGTTTTCCCGAAGCGGTGTCGATGCGTCAGTACCTCGGCGAGGCGGGCGGCCCCATTGCGACCGACCCCGACGCCAAGCGGCTGGCGATGCAGCGGATGGCCATCGAGGTCGCGTGGCGCATCGTGCGGGTCACCCCGGTCAACGCGACCGGCCTGGTCTCGGCGTTGTTGCTGACCGCACGCGGGGTGGCCCTCACCGAGGGACAGCTGCACCGCACCCTGCAGGACACGCTGGATTACCTGGAACGCAAAGAACTTCCGATGACCAACAGTGTGCTGCGGCTGCGCACCCCGGAAGGGGTGCGGGCCGCGGTGGACGCCCTCTCGGGTAGGCATCCGGTGACCCGGGTGGACGGTGGCCGCGAACCCGTCTGGCGGATCGCCCCGGAGGACGAGCACGAGGCCGCGTTCTACCGGAACTCGATCATCCACGCGTTCCTGGAGACCTCACTGATCGAGCTGGCTCTGGTGCATGCGGCCCGGGCGGACTCGGACTGGCTCGACGCCTTCTGGGCGCAGATCATGCGGCTGCGCGATCTGCTGAAGTTCGAGTTCTACTTCGCCGACTCGGCGACCTTCCGGGAGAACATCGCCTCGGAGATGTCCTGGGTCGGCGACTGGGAGGAGAAGATCGCCGCCGGGCCGGACGGTATCGGCGCGGTGTTGCAGACCAAGCGCCCGCTGCTCGGTGGGGCGATGCTGCGGCCCTTCTTCGAGGCCTACGAGATCGTGGCCGACGTGCTGCGCGACGCCGCCCCGGAGATCTCGGAATCCGAACTGACCAAGCGGGCGCTCGGGCTCGGGCGCCAGCACGTGGCGCAGGCCCGGGTGCGCAATGCCGAGTCGGTGTCGGCGCTGCTGTTCGCCACCGCACGGCAGGTCGCCGCCGACCAGGATCTGCTGCGGCGGGCCCCCGACCTGTCGGAGCGCCGGGTCGCATTCCTGACCGAGATGCGCGGCATCCTCGCCGACGTGCACACCGTGGAGGCCGCCGCGCGGAAACAGTTCTACGCGCGCGAGCAAGCCTCACACCGGTCGAAGGCGGCGCAGCGCCCCACTTAG
- a CDS encoding HAD-IB family hydrolase/lysophospholipid acyltransferase family protein produces MSSVNGQSGGSKIMRLPGTVAEIEASPEGPEIGAFFDLDGTLVAGFTGVLMTRDQLRRGQMSVGQFIGMVQAGINHQLGRSEFEDLIGKGARMLHGNSITDLDELGERLFNQHVRDRIYPEMRAMVRAHQARGHTVVLSSSALTVQVEPVARFLGIDNILSNRFQVDENDLITGEVEEPIIWGPGKADAVQRFSAANGVDLSRSYFYADGDEDVALMYLVGNPRPTNPAGKLAAVAARRGWPILKFSSRSGSSPVSQLRTLAGLATIPTVAAGAVGMGLLTRNKRVGVNFFTSNWSKLLMLTTGIELNVLGEENLTKQRPAVFIFNHRNQADPMIAGRLVGTDFTGVGKKELERNPLMGPLGKVMDAAFIDRDDTQAAVEGLHKVEELARKGLSILIAPEGTRLDTTEVGPFKKGPFRIAMAAGIPIVPIVIRNAEVVAARDSSTFNAGKVDVAVYPPIPTDDWTGENLVERIAEVRQLYLDTLSSWPQDTLPDAAVYQRLRAQSNGEEEQA; encoded by the coding sequence ATGAGTTCGGTGAACGGGCAGTCGGGCGGATCGAAGATCATGCGCCTCCCGGGCACCGTGGCCGAGATCGAGGCCAGCCCGGAAGGACCCGAGATCGGCGCGTTCTTCGACCTGGACGGCACCCTGGTGGCCGGCTTCACCGGTGTGCTGATGACCCGCGACCAACTGCGCCGAGGTCAGATGAGCGTCGGCCAGTTCATCGGGATGGTGCAGGCCGGCATCAACCATCAACTCGGCCGTTCGGAGTTCGAGGACCTCATCGGCAAGGGCGCCCGGATGCTGCACGGGAACTCGATCACCGACCTCGACGAGCTCGGGGAGCGCCTGTTCAACCAGCACGTGCGTGACCGGATCTATCCGGAGATGCGGGCCATGGTGCGGGCCCACCAGGCCCGCGGGCACACGGTGGTGCTGAGCTCCTCGGCGTTGACCGTGCAGGTCGAACCGGTGGCCCGGTTTCTCGGCATCGACAACATTCTGAGCAACAGGTTCCAGGTGGACGAGAACGACCTGATCACCGGCGAGGTCGAGGAGCCGATCATCTGGGGCCCCGGGAAAGCTGATGCCGTGCAACGGTTTTCGGCGGCCAACGGCGTGGACCTGTCCAGGAGCTACTTCTACGCCGACGGCGACGAGGACGTCGCCCTGATGTACCTGGTCGGCAACCCGCGACCCACCAACCCGGCGGGCAAGCTTGCCGCGGTGGCCGCCAGACGCGGCTGGCCCATCCTGAAGTTCAGCAGCCGCAGCGGCAGCAGCCCGGTGTCCCAGCTGCGCACCCTGGCCGGCCTGGCCACCATCCCGACGGTGGCCGCCGGTGCGGTCGGGATGGGTCTGCTGACCCGCAACAAACGCGTCGGCGTCAACTTCTTCACCTCCAACTGGAGCAAGCTGCTGATGCTGACCACCGGCATCGAGCTCAATGTGCTCGGCGAGGAGAATCTGACCAAGCAACGGCCTGCGGTGTTCATCTTCAACCACCGCAACCAGGCCGACCCGATGATCGCCGGCCGCCTGGTCGGCACCGACTTCACCGGGGTGGGCAAGAAGGAACTGGAGCGCAATCCGCTGATGGGTCCGCTCGGGAAGGTGATGGACGCGGCGTTCATCGACAGAGACGACACCCAGGCCGCGGTGGAGGGGCTGCACAAGGTGGAAGAGCTTGCCCGCAAGGGGCTTTCCATCCTGATCGCCCCGGAGGGCACCCGGTTGGACACCACCGAGGTGGGCCCGTTCAAGAAGGGGCCGTTCCGGATCGCGATGGCCGCGGGCATCCCGATCGTGCCGATCGTGATCCGCAACGCCGAGGTGGTGGCCGCCCGCGACTCCAGCACGTTCAATGCCGGCAAGGTCGACGTCGCCGTCTATCCGCCGATCCCCACCGACGACTGGACCGGTGAGAACCTGGTCGAACGCATCGCCGAGGTCCGCCAGCTCTACTTGGACACGCTGTCGTCCTGGCCGCAGGACACCTTGCCCGATGCCGCTGTGTACCAACGGCTCCGAGCGCAGTCCAACGGTGAGGAGGAGCAGGCGTGA